The Fulvia fulva chromosome 6, complete sequence genome includes a window with the following:
- a CDS encoding Lipid droplet-associated hydrolase — MAHLNQLQDTIRFNPEQSLSASAKQTLIFFLPGNPGFVEYYRNFLQQIHGNLHPAGVTVFGASYIGFEMHAPANGMAHNPPYSLQEVIDGVTYKLLAEVSRVKHESRITEPVRVVLMGHSVGSYMLLEVMTWWRDHINKNPQDQHLLQIIGGVCLFPTIVDIAKSPRGKVMSNLLALPFLPVLAQLAACLLSLIPLALWNWAKTLTPGDSPSQTYVTVTEAVIKTARGMPARQAAFMAHDEMLSIKHDKWHPTQIWGSRSEGETEEDLKPARLFFYWGENDYWVDSEIRDRVIGARANSGVEMRIDRHGMDHCFSLNEEHGRLVAGEVAAWVDSIL; from the exons ATGGCACATCTCAACCAACTTCAGGATACTATACGCTTCAACCCCGAGCAGTCACTCAGTGCATCGGCTAAACAGACTCTCATCTTCTTCCTCCCCGGTAACCCAGGCTTCGTCGAATACTACCGCAACTTCCTCCAGCAAATCCACGGCAACCTTCATCCTGCTGGGGTCACAGTCTTCGGCGCTTCTTACATCGGCTTTGAGATGCATGCTCCAGCGAATGGAATGGCCCACAACCCGCCATATAGCTTGCAGGAAGTCATAGACGGAGTAACATACAAGCTCCTCGCAGAAGTCAGTCGCGTCAAACACGAATCTCGGATCACCGAGCCTGTGCGGGTTGTGCTCATGGGCCATTCTGTTGGGTCTTACATGCTCCTTGAAGTCATGACATGGTGGCGGGACCATATCAACAAGAATCCACAGGATCAACACCTCCTTCAAATCATCGGCGGAGTCTGCCTCTTCCCCACAATCGTCGATATAGCGAAATCGCCACGAGGAAAGGTCATGAGC AACCTCCTCGCTCTCCCCTTCCTCCCCGTCTTAGCTCAACTAGCCGCGTGTCTCCTAAGCCTCATCCCGCTCGCCCTCTGGAACTGGGCCAAGACCTTGACACCAGGCGACAGCCCCTCGCAAACTTACGTGACCGTCACCGAAGCCGTCATCAAGACTGCTCGTGGGATGCCAGCCCGGCAAGCAGCCTTCATGGCCCATGACGAGATGCTTTCCATCAAGCACGATAAATGGCATCCAACGCAAATCTGGGGCAGCAGAAGTGAAGGGGAGACGGAGGAAGATTTGAAACCTGCGAGGTTGTTCTTCTACTGGGGCGAGAATGACTACTGGGTTGATAGTGAGATTAGGGATAGGGTGATTGGAGCTAGGGCGAACAGTGGTGTGGAAATGAGGATCGATAGACATGGCATGGACCATTGTTTCTCGTTGAATGAGGAGCATGGGAGATTAGTGGCGGGAGAAGTCGCCGCCTGGGTCGATAGTATACTGTAG
- a CDS encoding Delta(7)-sterol 5(6)-desaturase, with amino-acid sequence MDVVLEVLDTFVFDRLYANLLPISSAVTSFAPISPIAASWKGYAVNSSYASPYEGRYTTNGWQYAPASSSFSIQPSDYAYMSKWDRDNIWRQFITLYVITCIFGLFIYFFCATISYVFVFDKTTFQHPKYLKNQMRMEIRQTMESIPIMAIFTVPFFVAEVRGYSFIYDSATNPGFEHPLLKTFGSLYNWIQFPMFLMFTDFCIYWIHRGLHHPRIYKTLHKPHHKWIMPTPYASHAFHPLDGYSQSVPYHLFPFIFPLQKFAYIALFTFIQIWTVMIHDGEYVANSAVINGAACHTMHHLYFNYNYGQFTTLWDRLGGSYRKPNMELFYKETKMSQDEWNRQAKEMEQKVIEVEGKDDRSYGPPESVAKKVQ; translated from the exons ATGGACGTCGTACTCGAGGTCCTCGACACCTTCGTCTTCGATCGATTATACGCGAACCTCCTCCCCATATCCTCCGCAGTCACCTCTTTCGCCCCCATAAGCCCCATCGCCGCCAGCTGGAAGGGCTACGCCGTCAACTCTTCCTACGCGTCGCCGTACGAGGGCCGCTACACAACCAATGGCTGGCAATATGCACCCGCGAGCTCGTCTTTCAGCATACAACCGAGCGACTATGCGTACATGAGCAAGTGGGATCGCGACAACATCTGGAGACAGTTCATCACGCTATATGTTATCACATG CATCTTCGGTCTCTTCATATACTTCTTCTGCGCCACCATCAGCTATGTCTTCGTCTTCGATAAGACGACCTTCCAACATCCCAAGTACTTGAAGAACCAGATGCGAATGGAAATCCGACAGACCATGGAATCGATCCCAATCATGGCCATCTTCACAGTGCCGTTCTTCGTTGCAGAAGTCCGCGGCTATTCCTTCATCTACGACAGCGCTACGAACCCAGGCTTCGAGCACCCCCTGCTGAAGACATTCGGATCACTATACAACTGGATCCAATTCCCAATGTTCCTCATGTTCACCGATTTCTGCATCTACTGGATCCACCGCGGTCTGCACCACCCGCGTATCTACAAGACATTGCACAAGCCACACCACAAGTGGATCATGCCAACACCATACGCGAGCCACGCTTTCCACCCTCTCGACGGCTACAGCCAAAGCGTGCCATACCACCTTTTCCCATTCATCTTCCCACTGCAAAAGTTCGCCTACATCGCGCTCTTCACCTTCATTCAGATCTGGACGGTTATGATCCACGACGGAGAGTATGTCGCCAACAGCGCGGTGATCAACGGCGCCGCATGCCACACAATGCACCACTTGTACTTCAACTACAACTACGGCCAGTTCACGACTCTCTGGGACAGACTTGGTGGAAGCTACAGAAAGCCAAACATGGAGCTCTTCTACAAGGAGACCAAGATGAGTCAGGACGAGTGGAACAGACAAGCGAAAGAGATGGAGCAGAAGGTGATTGAGGTGGAAGGCAAGGATGACAGGAGTTATGGCCCACCAGAGAGCGTCGCCAAGAAGGTTCAATAG